A genomic stretch from Podospora pseudoanserina strain CBS 124.78 chromosome 3, whole genome shotgun sequence includes:
- the DBP6 gene encoding ATP-dependent RNA helicase dbp6 (BUSCO:EOG09261EM7; EggNog:ENOG503NVF5; COG:A) — protein sequence MSTFFAPVSDLQPNKSLILQLFSDIANHFNDIWDSKYSNMYNRYIPPPKPKASRPSDIPVRPPPVYRDPEPEPLPQWSEYAEPAPVPVQTSSWLQPYAKRIDATAQPTKIVFGDDEPPAPSVPGSGPVDDTPKVATEEEEKTPKKSKSKKNKNSKGDEGGVEEKPKKRRRVEEEDQEDKEEDTPTVAEEAESTENIANEEQQDKRKPKREKKKKKPKAEEPEEDDDAVRSRHKSVFEKVAKALQAQAPEDDKDKMDVDGAEPEQEEEPVVEHGLEPIPQPAPVAFDESKLTYETLPQWIASPIRVTESTTKSFEELKIAAEPAKVLQSKGFKEAFAVQTAVLPLLLPNPDRQGDVVVAAPTGSGKTLSYVLPMIQDISYGRITNLRALIVLPTRDLVQQVQQTCEACAAAFASNGGKRVKIGTAVGNKVFKEEQSAIVEKKARYGAAEDAHSMEALSSWTASETINPEDYASKVDVLICTPGRLVEHIKQTPGFTLDYVRWLVVDEADKLLAQDFQQWLNLVLDKLSVERRPSRRVFPKSNKKGVRKVILSATMTHDISMLNLLKLSRPKLVVLEGTKAGDQSLPPLLKEYAIKVREPSLKPLYLVDLLQSELLAAVPLVEKVAEEETASASESSDSDSDSDSDSDSDSGSDSGSDSGSSSSDSDSSSESEADEPKPKAKAPATKGKFASSALIFTKSNEAALRLSRLLAILIPGLAHLIGTLTSTTKTIRRTHTLRAFTQAKLRILVASDIASRGLDLPNLEHVINYDLPISETAYVHRVGRTARAGRAGAAWTLLEHSEARRFWRDFAGEGEGASTNILRTTPVERVRLDKKEEKGVGEKEEGAKVEDFSEERVQAYERALAQLQQEATFSRGKKGKKEGR from the coding sequence ATGTCGACTTTCTTTGCGCCCGTCTCCGATTTGCAGCCAAACAAGAGTCTGATTCTCCAGCTCTTTTCTGACATCGCGAACCATTTTAATGACATTTGGGATTCTAAATACTCCAACATGTACAACAGATACAttcccccaccaaaaccaaaggCGTCGCGCCCATCTGACATACCTGTGCGACCACCGCCCGTCTACCGAGATCCAGAGCCAGAGCCACTGCCGCAATGGTCGGAATATGCAGAGCCTGCCCCTGTGCCAGTACAGACTTCGTCATGGCTTCAGCCATACGCCAAGCGCATCGATGCTACAGCACAGCCAACCAAGATTGTATTCGGCGATGACGAGCCCCCAGCTCCCAGCGTGCCAGGCTCGGGCCCAGTAGACGACACACCCAAAGTGGCtaccgaagaggaggaaaagacaCCCAAGAAGTCaaagagcaaaaagaacaaaaatTCCAAGGGCGACGAGGGGGGGGTAGAGGAAAAGCCCAAGAAGCGGAGGAGGGTAGAGGaggaagatcaagaagacaAAGAGGAGGACACTCCAACTGTCGCCGAGGAAGCGGAGTCAACCGAGAATATCGCCAACgaagaacaacaagacaagCGGAAACCAAAacgagaaaagaagaagaagaagccaaaagcCGAGgaaccagaagaagacgatgatgcGGTTCGGAGCAGGCATAAATCCGTGTTTGAAAAGGTCGCAAAAGCTCTCCAGGCGCAGGCTCCTGAAGATGACAAGGACAAGATGGATGTCGATGGTGCCGAGCcagagcaagaggaggagccagTCGTGGAGCACGGCCTCGAGCCGATCCCTCAGCCAGCACCAGTCGCTTTTGACGAGTCGAAATTGACGTACGAAACATTGCCGCAATGGATTGCCTCGCCAATTCGAGTTACAGAAAGTACGACGAAATCGTTTGAGGAGTTGAAGATTGCTGCCGAGCCAGCCAAGGTTCTTCAGTCCAAGGGGTTCAAGGAGGCTTTCGCGGTGCAGACTGCCGTGTTGCCGTTATTGTTGCCAAATCCCGACAGACAAGgagatgtggtggtggctgctccTACTGGTTCTGGAAAGACGTTGTCATATGTTTTGCCGATGATTCAGGACATTAGCTATGGCCGGATCACGAATCTCAGAGCGTTGATTGTGCTGCCGACTAGAGATCTTGTTCAGCAGGTACAGCAAACGTGTGAGGCATGCGCTGCTGCTTTTGCTTCAAATGGCGGGAAACGAGTCAAGATTGGGACAGCTGTGGGTAACAAGGTGTTCAAGGAGGAGCAATCGGCGATTGTGGAAAAGAAGGCGAGATATGGCGCGGCGGAAGATGCCCACTCGATGGAGGCGTTGTCAAGTTGGACTGCTAGCGAAACTATCAACCCTGAGGACTATGCCTCCAAGGTTGATGTGCTTATCTGCACGCCTGGTCGTCTGGTGGAGCATATCAAGCAGACACCGGGATTTACACTGGACTACGTTCGTTGGTTAGTGGTCGATGAAGCCGACAAGCTGCTGGCGCAGGACTTTCAGCAGTGGCTGAATCTGGTATTGGACAAGCTGAGCGTGGAACGAAGACCATCACGGCGGGTGTTCCCAAAGTCCAACAAGAAAGGTGTGCGAAAGGTCATACTGAGTGCCACCATGACGCACGATATCAGCATGTTGAATCTGCTGAAGCTTTCAAGGCCAAAACTGGTTGTGCTGGAAGGCACCAAGGCTGGCGATCAGTCGTTGCCGCCTCTGCTTAAGGAGTATGCCATCAAGGTCCGCGAGCCAAGTCTTAAGCCGCTGTACTTGGTTGACTTGCTTCAGAGCGAGCTTTTGGCCGCTGTGCCCCTGGTTGAGAAAGTTGCGGAGGAAGAGACAGCATCTGCATCTGAGAGCAGTGACTCTGATTCTGATTCTGATTCTGATTCTGATTCCGACTCTGGCTCTGACTCTGGTTCCGACTCTGGTTCCAGCTCTTCCGACTCTGATTCATCCTCGGAGTCTGAAGCTGATGAGCCAAAACCAAAAGCCAAGGCACCGGCTACCAAGGGCAAATTCGCCAGCTCTgccctcatcttcaccaaatCCAACGAAGCCGCTCTCCGGCTTTCTCGCCTCTTGGCCATTTTGATACCTGGATTGGCGCATCTCATTGGcaccctcacctcaaccacTAAAACCATCCGTCGCACGCACACCTTACGAGCCTTCACGCAGGCCAAGCTCCGCATTCTTGTCGCCTCCGACATCGCCTCGCGTGGTCTCGATCTACCAAACCTGGAGCACGTCATCAACTAcgacctccccatcagcgAAACAGCCTACGTCCACCGCGTGGGTAGGACGGCCCGTGCTGGCAGGGCAGGTGCGGCTTGGACATTGTTGGAGCATTCCGAGGCTAGACGGTTCTGGAGGGATTTTgctggtgaaggagagggggctTCTACGAATATCTTGCGCACCACGCCGGTTGAGAGGGTCCGTCTGGAcaaaaaggaggagaagggggttggggagaaggaggagggtgccaaggtggaggatttcAGTGAGGAGAGGGTGCAGGCTTATGAGAGGGCTTTGGCGCAGTTGCAGCAGGAGGCTACGTTttcgagggggaagaaggggaagaaggaggggaggtga
- the SPT14 gene encoding Phosphatidylinositol N-acetylglucosaminyltransferase GPI3 subunit (CAZy:GT4; EggNog:ENOG503NWSA; COG:I; COG:M; COG:O), with protein MAPTYNIAMVSDFFYPQPGGVESHIYQLSTKLMDRGHKVIIITHAYEGRTGVRYLTNGLKVYHVPFLVIFRSATFPTVFSFFPIFRNIVLRERIDIVHGHASLSNFCHEAILHARTMGLRTVFTDHSLFGFADAASILTNKLLKFTLSDVDHVICQRKHRPSRLPRPPHGLGHPQRRCSRKLQTPLPSENPSYPPPARPLGPHDIITIVVISRLFYNKGTDLLTAAIPRILENHPNTRFIIAGSGPKSIDLEQMIEQNVLQDRVEMLGPIRHEEVRDVMVRGHIYLHPSLTEAFGTVIVEAASCGLYVVCTQVGGIPEVLPSHMTVFAKPEEDDLVAATGRAIASMRANKVRTELFHEQVREMYSWENVAVRTERVYNGICGAISEGEFYGYYEGDNANNSWSATRGRSGVQSFALIDRLKRYYGCGIWAGKLFCLCVIVDYLLFLFLELWFPREVIDVCPDWPRKKRKDLSRE; from the exons ATGGCGCCCACATACAACATCGCCATGGTCAGCGACTTCTTCTACCCGCAACCAGGCGGCGTAGAGAGCCACATCTACCAGCTCTCAACCAAGCTCATGGACAGGGGCCAcaaagtcatcatcatcacccacgCCTACGAAGGCCGCACCGGAGTCCGCTACCTCACCAACGGCCTCAAGGTCTACCACGTtcccttcctcgtcatcttccGCTCTGCCACCTTCCCGAccgtcttctccttcttccccatctTCCGCAACATCGTGCTCCGCGAGCGCATCGACATTGTCCACGGTCACGCCAGTCTAAGCAACTTTTGCCATGAAGCCATCCTCCACGCTAGAACCATGGGTCTTCGGACTGTGTTTACCGATCATTCACTGTTTGGCTTTGCGGATGCAGCCAGTATCCTCACCAACAAGTTGCTAAAATTCACCCTGAGTGATGTAGATCATGTCATTTGC caAAGAAAACACCGTCCTTCGCGCCTCCCTCGACCCCCTCATGGTCTCGGTCATCCCCAACGCCGTTGTAGCCGAAAACTTCaaacccctctcccctctgAAAACCCCTCCTACCCACCCCCGGCCCGCCCTTTAGGTCCccacgacatcatcaccatcgtggTCATCTCCCGCCTCTTTTACAACAAGGGCaccgacctcctcaccgccgccatcccCCGCATCCTCGaaaaccaccccaacacccgCTTCATCATCGCCGGCTCCGGGCCCAAATCTATTGATCTAGAGCAAATGATTGAGCAGAATGTCCTCCAGGACAGGGTGGAGATGCTCGGTCCGATTCGTCATGAAGAGGTGAGGGACGTGATGGTACGAGGACACATCTATCTCCATCCGTCACTGACGGAGGCGTTTGGGACGGTGATTGTGGAAGCGGCAAGTTGCGGTTTGTATGTAGTCTGCACGCAGGTCGGTGGGATCCCGGAGGTCTTGCCGAGTCACATGACGGTGTTTGCCaagccggaggaggacgacCTGGTGGCTGCCACGGGGAGGGCGATCGCCTCGATGAGGGCGAACAAAGTCCGCACAGAGTTGTTTCACGAgcaggtgagggagatgtaCAGCTGGGAGAATGTCGCGGTGAGGACGGAGAGGGTGTATAACGGTATCTGCGGTGCGATTtcggagggggagttttATGGGTATTATGAGGGGGATAATGCGAATAATAGCTGGAGCGCGACGAGGGGGCGGTCGGGGGTGCAGAGTTTTGCGTTGATTGATCGGCTGAAGCGGTATTACGGGTGCGGGATCTGGGCGGGGAAGCTGTTTTGCTTGTGTGTGATTGTGGATTAtttgctgtttttgtttttggagcTGTGGTTtccgagggaggtgattgatGTTTGTCCGGAttggccgaggaagaagaggaaggatttGAGTAGGGAGTAG
- a CDS encoding hypothetical protein (EggNog:ENOG503PZTT), translating into MASRVKGWLDRRKSMSSLKASSQAAPNNDNPYGADYNKSTPRNAGMNSQRYSSMSVSSRYSGALPGRNNLGPIEEDNNGGFLPYRPPPQNPAPPAASQYDLGYGRPAPTPVQYSAPPVPVQYQPAPSSYAPPTQSFNQHLGPNQYQNHPIPPNPRHQTVNTTA; encoded by the coding sequence ATGGCCAGCCGTGTCAAAGGATGGCTTGATCGCCGAAAGAGCATGAGCTCTCTCAAAGCATCCTCCCAAGCAGCCCCGAACAATGATAACCCTTATGGGGCGGACTACAACAAATCGACTCCGAGAAACGCAGGCATGAATTCGCAGAGGTATTCTTCCATGTCTGTCTCATCTCGATACTCAGGGGCTCTTCCCGGGCGCAATAACCTTGGCCCCATCGAGGAAGACAACAACGGCGGGTTCCTGCCATatcgccctccccctcaaaatcccgctcctccagcagcatcGCAATACGACCTGGGATACGGCCGCCCGGCACCGACACCGGTGCAATACTCTGCTCCTCCGGTCCCCGTTCAGTACCAGCCTGCCCCATCTTCGTATGCTCCCCCAACGCAAAGCTTCAATCAGCATCTCGGGCCAAACCAATACCAGAACCACCCGATCCCCCCGAACCCCCGACACCAAACAGTCAACACAACAGCCTGA